The following are encoded together in the Rhizobium sp. SSA_523 genome:
- a CDS encoding GntR family transcriptional regulator, which produces MSVQAKGGFLRIPKATFRAHIAEGLRSAILQGEILPGTQVTEQSLAEQFGVSRGPLREAMRQLIDEGLLVTIPYTGTHVVDLSVEDVREIYSMRVNLEIFAFEQVWERRDGAFREGLLSCQANLTRCIDLGDDIASIDAELRLHGFVYEVSGHKILQKMWESIRGRLQLYWASHHRAHGIRGPRRDGHDSYVDNALGESLDAMRSEIRSHMARGGQQTEDFLLSLQDGAAKVSDIASATNAASARNQNPQTIKQQEPQRPRSG; this is translated from the coding sequence GTGAGCGTTCAGGCGAAAGGCGGCTTCCTGCGGATCCCGAAAGCGACCTTCCGCGCCCATATCGCAGAAGGCTTGAGGAGCGCCATTCTCCAGGGGGAGATCCTGCCGGGCACGCAGGTCACGGAGCAGAGCCTTGCCGAGCAGTTCGGCGTCAGCCGCGGTCCGCTGCGGGAGGCCATGCGCCAGCTCATTGACGAAGGCCTGCTCGTGACAATCCCCTATACGGGGACCCATGTCGTGGATCTCTCCGTCGAAGACGTCCGCGAGATCTATTCCATGCGGGTAAATCTCGAAATTTTCGCCTTCGAACAGGTCTGGGAAAGGCGGGATGGCGCCTTCAGGGAAGGCCTCCTCTCCTGTCAGGCGAACCTGACGCGCTGTATTGATCTTGGCGATGACATCGCCTCCATCGATGCCGAACTGCGCCTGCATGGCTTTGTCTACGAAGTATCCGGCCACAAGATCCTGCAGAAGATGTGGGAGAGCATTCGGGGTCGCCTGCAACTTTACTGGGCCTCGCACCACCGGGCGCATGGCATTCGCGGCCCCCGGCGGGACGGGCACGACAGCTATGTCGACAATGCGCTGGGAGAGAGCCTGGACGCCATGCGCAGCGAGATTCGCTCGCATATGGCGCGCGGCGGACAGCAGACGGAAGACTTTCTTCTGTCGCTACAGGACGGCGCGGCCAAGGTCTCAGACATAGCGAGCGCGACGAATGCCGCCAGCGCACGGAACCAGAACCCGCAGACAATCAAACAACAAGAGCCGCAAAGGCCGAGATCAGGTTAA
- a CDS encoding glycerate kinase has translation MHWNDETVRRLLRQMFDAAIQSSAPSAAVLRNLPEKPIGRCVVIGAGKASAAMAAALDTAWPDVDVSGVVVTRYGHGVAAGRIEIIEAAHPVPDDRSLEAGRRILQAVQGLTEDDLVIAMISGGGSSLMVLPAGAMTLAEKQDINEQLLKSGATIRDMNAVRKHLSRLKGGQLALAARPARLVSLVISDVPGDDPSDIASGPTVADHSTIEMVRQIIARRHIRLPKSAEAVLDEGKETPKPDDILTEVRIVAAPSLALAAAARIARAAGVNTLILGDALEGEAREMGIVMSGIARSARKHGLPVNGPAVLLSGGETTVTLGRRAGRGGRNTEFLLSLALALKGHDGIWGFSGDTDGIDGTEDAAGAFITPDTLQRSLDLGLDPQAYLAAHDSYSLFDRLDDLVRTGPTLTNVNDFRAIFVS, from the coding sequence ATGCATTGGAATGATGAGACCGTCCGCCGCCTCTTGCGCCAGATGTTCGATGCCGCAATCCAGAGTTCGGCACCCTCCGCGGCAGTGCTGCGCAATCTGCCGGAAAAGCCGATCGGCAGATGCGTGGTGATCGGAGCGGGAAAAGCCTCTGCTGCCATGGCCGCGGCGCTGGACACCGCATGGCCCGATGTCGATGTCTCCGGCGTTGTAGTCACCCGCTACGGACATGGCGTGGCGGCCGGCCGCATCGAGATCATTGAGGCGGCTCACCCGGTGCCGGATGACAGGAGCCTTGAGGCAGGACGTCGCATTCTGCAGGCGGTTCAGGGCTTGACGGAAGATGATCTGGTCATTGCGATGATCTCCGGGGGCGGCTCTTCTCTCATGGTGCTTCCTGCCGGCGCGATGACCCTCGCCGAGAAGCAGGACATCAATGAACAACTTTTAAAGAGCGGCGCGACCATCCGCGACATGAATGCAGTCCGCAAGCATTTGTCGCGGCTCAAAGGCGGTCAGCTTGCATTGGCCGCACGGCCCGCCCGGCTCGTCTCACTCGTCATCTCGGACGTACCGGGCGACGACCCTTCCGATATCGCATCCGGTCCGACGGTTGCCGATCACTCGACGATCGAAATGGTTCGGCAGATCATCGCGCGGCGGCATATCCGCTTGCCGAAGTCCGCCGAAGCCGTGCTTGACGAGGGCAAGGAAACGCCGAAACCGGACGACATCTTAACCGAGGTACGGATCGTCGCGGCGCCGTCCCTGGCACTGGCTGCGGCGGCCCGCATCGCCCGCGCCGCCGGGGTGAACACGCTGATCCTCGGAGATGCACTGGAGGGCGAAGCGCGCGAGATGGGTATCGTCATGAGCGGCATTGCCCGCTCCGCACGAAAGCATGGCCTTCCCGTCAATGGTCCAGCCGTTCTCCTGTCAGGCGGCGAAACCACCGTCACGCTTGGTCGCCGCGCCGGTCGCGGCGGGCGCAATACGGAATTTCTCCTCAGCCTTGCCTTAGCTCTGAAGGGCCATGACGGAATCTGGGGCTTTTCGGGCGATACAGACGGGATTGACGGCACCGAGGATGCCGCCGGCGCCTTCATCACACCTGACACATTGCAGCGATCCTTAGATCTCGGCCTCGATCCACAGGCCTATCTGGCAGCGCATGACAGCTACAGTCTCTTCGATCGGCTGGACGACCTCGTCCGGACAGGCCCGACCCTGACCAATGTGAACGACTTCCGGGCCATTTTCGTATCCTGA
- a CDS encoding ABC transporter ATP-binding protein, with amino-acid sequence MAQVELNKLVKRYGSYRALHELDMTVEDGEFVVLVGPSGCGKSTLLRMIAGLEEISGGTISIGGRVVNTVRPKERDIAMVFQSYALYPHMTVRKNMSFALKLAGKPQAEIDTAVEHAAAILGLEPLLDRKPKQLSGGQRQRVAMGRAIVRNPQVFLFDEPLSNLDAKLRVQMRAEIKELHQRLGATTVYVTHDQIEAMTMADKIVVMRDGHIEQVGHPLDLYDRPANRFVAGFIGSPAMNFVAGQLERPAGQAFIASDGTRIPLPLRPDLPKDVDVVLAIRPEELAIVPQDSAMAFPATVSVVEATGPETVVIASACGTRLSVVVKERSRLRPGETIWLRPQQDKVQFFEATENGRRLSV; translated from the coding sequence TTGGCTCAAGTTGAATTGAACAAGCTGGTAAAGCGATACGGGTCCTATCGGGCGCTGCATGAACTGGACATGACGGTGGAGGACGGAGAATTCGTCGTTCTCGTCGGCCCGTCCGGCTGCGGCAAATCCACCTTGCTGCGGATGATCGCCGGTCTTGAGGAAATTTCCGGCGGCACGATCAGCATTGGCGGCCGGGTGGTCAATACGGTCCGGCCGAAGGAACGCGACATCGCCATGGTGTTCCAATCCTATGCCCTCTATCCGCATATGACCGTCCGCAAGAATATGAGTTTCGCCCTGAAGCTTGCCGGAAAGCCGCAGGCCGAAATCGATACCGCGGTGGAACATGCCGCCGCCATTCTCGGGCTCGAGCCGCTGCTGGATCGCAAGCCGAAACAGCTATCCGGCGGCCAGCGCCAGCGTGTGGCCATGGGACGGGCGATCGTCCGCAATCCGCAAGTATTCCTGTTTGACGAACCTCTGTCCAATCTTGACGCCAAGCTGCGCGTGCAGATGCGCGCGGAGATCAAGGAACTGCACCAGCGGCTCGGCGCGACCACGGTCTATGTGACCCACGACCAGATCGAGGCGATGACCATGGCCGACAAGATCGTCGTCATGCGCGATGGCCATATCGAACAGGTGGGCCACCCGCTCGATCTTTATGACCGGCCGGCCAACCGCTTCGTTGCCGGCTTCATCGGCTCGCCGGCCATGAACTTCGTCGCGGGCCAGTTGGAGCGGCCGGCAGGCCAGGCCTTCATCGCGTCGGACGGAACGCGGATTCCGCTTCCTCTCCGTCCTGACCTCCCCAAGGATGTCGACGTCGTCCTGGCGATCCGGCCGGAAGAACTGGCCATCGTGCCCCAGGACAGCGCCATGGCCTTTCCCGCGACGGTCTCGGTTGTCGAAGCAACCGGTCCGGAAACCGTTGTCATCGCTTCGGCTTGCGGCACACGCCTCTCCGTTGTCGTCAAGGAAAGGTCTCGGCTGAGGCCCGGAGAGACGATCTGGCTTCGCCCGCAACAAGACAAGGTCCAGTTCTTCGAAGCGACCGAGAACGGCCGAAGGCTTTCCGTCTGA
- a CDS encoding carbohydrate ABC transporter permease codes for MRDRRRTALIALPVLILVVIAVFPFLWMAVSAFKPLSQLYTIPPQWLPSPPTLDNFRNVLFESNIPRYFVNSLIISVGSTFLALVFAIFAAYGFARFDFRGRSAALAFVLIGQLLPTATVIVPLYIVLNYLGLINTYLGLILVYLILTLPLSVWMLTGYFRSIPKELEDAAIIDGASQLGVLFRISLPLVTPGIIAVTLYSFVATWNEFVFALSFATEKEMKTLPIGLAEFSTEFDTDWGAVMAASFVMTVPIALIFLVMQRMFVGGLMSGATKG; via the coding sequence ATGCGCGACAGACGCCGTACAGCTCTCATCGCCCTGCCCGTCCTGATCCTGGTCGTGATCGCCGTCTTCCCCTTTCTCTGGATGGCCGTCTCGGCGTTCAAACCGCTGTCGCAGCTCTACACCATACCGCCGCAGTGGTTGCCATCGCCGCCGACACTCGACAACTTCCGCAATGTCCTGTTCGAATCGAACATCCCCCGTTATTTCGTCAACAGCCTGATCATCTCGGTGGGCTCCACCTTCCTGGCGCTGGTTTTTGCGATCTTCGCAGCCTACGGCTTTGCCCGGTTCGACTTTCGCGGCCGTTCCGCAGCTTTGGCCTTCGTCCTGATCGGACAGCTTCTGCCGACAGCCACCGTGATCGTACCGCTCTATATCGTTCTCAACTATCTGGGCCTGATCAACACCTATCTCGGCCTGATCCTTGTCTACCTCATTCTCACGCTGCCGCTCAGCGTCTGGATGCTGACGGGCTATTTCCGCAGCATCCCGAAGGAATTGGAGGACGCGGCGATCATCGATGGTGCAAGCCAGCTCGGCGTGCTTTTCCGCATCTCGCTGCCGCTCGTCACGCCCGGCATCATTGCCGTCACACTCTACTCCTTCGTCGCCACCTGGAACGAATTCGTCTTCGCGCTGTCCTTCGCCACCGAGAAGGAGATGAAGACGCTGCCGATCGGCCTTGCGGAGTTCTCGACCGAATTCGACACCGACTGGGGTGCGGTCATGGCGGCATCCTTCGTCATGACCGTGCCCATCGCGCTCATCTTTCTGGTGATGCAGCGCATGTTCGTCGGCGGTCTCATGTCCGGCGCAACGAAGGGCTGA
- a CDS encoding carbohydrate ABC transporter permease, which yields MTLRNINPGIWFILPTMLLLAALIVYPMVSTAQLSVTDANGAFAGMRNFNIAISAPSTRLILFNTAYYVIGSVVFQLLLGILAGILLNQTFAGRSLVRSLMLIPWVVPGIVAAMTWAWMFHTDYGIINYMLMQVGIIAEPIGWLTNPNTVMPALIAVNAWKMFPFVAVMVLAGLQSVPEELYEAVRVDGASFWHEIWHIMLPQLRPVLVSITLLLTIWALDGITIIYSITGGGPANRSMIFPIQIYVQAFEYFEFNRAAALSVVYFLFICVIIILYMRVFAAQEKD from the coding sequence ATGACACTGCGAAACATCAATCCCGGCATCTGGTTCATCCTGCCGACCATGCTGCTGTTGGCCGCGCTGATCGTCTATCCGATGGTCTCCACAGCGCAGCTCAGCGTCACGGATGCCAATGGTGCCTTTGCCGGCATGCGCAACTTCAACATTGCCATCAGCGCGCCCTCGACAAGGCTGATCCTCTTCAACACGGCCTATTATGTGATCGGCTCGGTGGTCTTCCAGCTGCTTCTCGGCATTCTGGCCGGGATCCTGCTGAACCAGACTTTTGCCGGCCGCTCGCTGGTGCGTTCGCTGATGCTGATCCCGTGGGTGGTGCCGGGCATTGTCGCCGCCATGACCTGGGCCTGGATGTTCCACACCGATTACGGGATCATCAATTACATGCTGATGCAGGTCGGGATCATCGCAGAACCGATCGGCTGGCTGACCAATCCCAATACCGTCATGCCGGCGCTGATTGCAGTCAATGCCTGGAAGATGTTTCCCTTCGTCGCGGTCATGGTGCTGGCGGGCCTGCAATCCGTGCCCGAGGAGCTTTATGAAGCGGTGCGGGTCGACGGCGCCAGCTTCTGGCACGAGATCTGGCACATCATGCTGCCGCAGCTGCGCCCGGTGCTCGTCTCCATCACCTTGCTGCTCACGATCTGGGCGCTGGACGGCATCACGATCATCTATTCCATCACCGGCGGCGGGCCGGCCAACCGGTCGATGATCTTTCCCATCCAGATCTATGTGCAGGCCTTCGAGTATTTCGAGTTCAACCGCGCTGCCGCGCTGTCGGTCGTCTACTTCCTGTTCATCTGCGTCATCATCATACTCTACATGCGCGTCTTCGCGGCGCAGGAAAAGGACTGA
- a CDS encoding sugar ABC transporter substrate-binding protein — MKRMTKTLAAGIALLLSQASLASAADLVWWTMNWNEQKAKDYAAEFMKENPDVTIRVEANVAGGLQSRILVALQSGSTPDLIDVQNGANIPLAQTGKLEPLKDKLTAAGVDFQDILPASLDTATYQGQLYGLPFQAEAHALIYNKGAFREAGLDPETPPKTWTEFVEMAKTLTRKNSKGQQVFGYGVSGGGADQPGNALFRSLPFMWMNGGGILGPDNKEVIINSPASVEGVKLYVDLFTTHKVSPPSTLENDSNALRRLFQVGNVAMIPGATSDIERIRAAAPDIEIGVGPLPHPEGKETAAILGGWNFIIPAAAPNKEAAIKLAAFMAKPERQAAYTTTFPAAMSGLNDKRFADPIMDAHKEMLKHARPQPAIPQWGQIGQVYYNHLQEALLQSGTVQESMDAAAEEIKLLLTQ; from the coding sequence ATGAAACGCATGACGAAGACACTGGCGGCGGGGATTGCCCTGCTGCTGTCACAGGCAAGCCTTGCATCCGCCGCCGACCTCGTATGGTGGACGATGAACTGGAATGAGCAGAAGGCCAAGGATTATGCCGCGGAGTTCATGAAGGAGAATCCGGACGTCACGATCCGCGTCGAAGCCAATGTCGCCGGCGGTCTGCAAAGCCGGATTCTGGTCGCGCTGCAATCCGGCAGCACGCCCGACCTCATCGATGTGCAGAACGGCGCAAACATCCCGCTGGCACAGACCGGCAAGCTCGAACCGCTGAAGGACAAGCTTACCGCGGCAGGCGTGGACTTCCAGGACATATTGCCGGCGAGCCTCGATACAGCGACCTATCAGGGGCAGCTCTACGGCCTGCCCTTCCAGGCGGAAGCGCATGCCTTGATCTACAACAAGGGTGCCTTCAGGGAAGCCGGCCTCGATCCCGAGACACCGCCAAAGACCTGGACCGAATTCGTCGAGATGGCGAAGACCCTGACCCGCAAGAACAGCAAGGGCCAGCAGGTATTCGGATATGGTGTCTCCGGCGGCGGCGCCGATCAGCCCGGCAATGCGCTGTTCCGCTCGCTGCCCTTCATGTGGATGAATGGCGGCGGCATTCTCGGGCCGGACAACAAGGAGGTCATCATCAACTCGCCGGCATCGGTGGAAGGGGTGAAGCTCTATGTCGATCTCTTCACCACCCACAAGGTATCGCCACCTTCGACGCTGGAAAACGATTCCAACGCCCTGCGCCGGCTGTTCCAGGTAGGCAATGTGGCGATGATTCCTGGCGCCACATCCGATATCGAGCGCATCCGCGCCGCGGCGCCGGATATCGAGATCGGCGTCGGCCCGCTGCCGCATCCGGAAGGCAAGGAGACGGCAGCCATCCTGGGCGGCTGGAATTTCATCATTCCGGCTGCCGCGCCGAACAAGGAGGCCGCGATCAAGCTTGCCGCCTTCATGGCCAAGCCAGAGCGCCAGGCCGCTTACACGACGACCTTTCCCGCCGCGATGTCTGGCCTTAACGACAAGCGCTTTGCAGACCCGATCATGGATGCGCACAAGGAAATGCTGAAGCATGCCCGCCCGCAGCCGGCCATTCCACAATGGGGCCAGATCGGCCAGGTCTATTACAACCATCTGCAGGAAGCCCTGCTCCAGAGCGGCACGGTGCAGGAATCCATGGATGCGGCGGCCGAAGAAATCAAATTGCTGCTGACGCAGTGA
- a CDS encoding mannonate dehydratase, giving the protein MPIRVGMTLSGERLNRDNAMFAQQLGIEDVVIHLGRYRPAEDPQPYLTGGQPGPILGDCTDETLWTYDYMKSVVDMLGDYGLHVAAMENFAPNFWSDILLDGPRKTAQMDALKRLVEDAGRAGIKVIGYNFSLAGVWGWRRLPVGRGGAVTSVFDASCFDAQAPIPDGMVWNMRFRPGVEGAAPITVSEAELWQRLEWFLKELVPVAEAAGVRLAAHPDDPPMETLRGTARLVNQPSKYDRLTSIIDSPSNALEFCIGSLQEMTTGNVYDTTRRFARAGRIAYVHFRNVRGKVPHYEETFVDNGDVDMAEIVRILREEKFDGIMVPDHVPEVHSKAPWHAGMAYTIGYMRALINHAQLLGPSAGARSNSNAAVGETV; this is encoded by the coding sequence ATGCCCATCCGGGTCGGAATGACGCTGTCGGGCGAACGCCTGAACCGCGACAATGCCATGTTTGCGCAGCAGCTCGGGATCGAGGATGTCGTCATCCATCTCGGCCGCTACCGGCCGGCCGAAGACCCGCAGCCCTATCTGACCGGCGGCCAGCCGGGGCCGATCCTCGGCGATTGCACGGACGAAACGCTCTGGACCTACGACTATATGAAGAGCGTTGTCGACATGCTGGGCGACTATGGCCTGCACGTCGCAGCCATGGAGAATTTTGCGCCGAACTTCTGGTCGGATATCCTGCTCGACGGTCCGCGCAAGACCGCCCAGATGGACGCGCTGAAGCGGCTTGTCGAGGATGCCGGCCGCGCCGGCATCAAGGTGATCGGCTACAATTTCTCGCTTGCCGGCGTCTGGGGCTGGCGACGCCTGCCGGTCGGCCGCGGCGGCGCCGTGACCTCCGTCTTCGATGCCAGCTGCTTCGACGCGCAGGCGCCGATCCCCGACGGCATGGTGTGGAACATGCGCTTTCGGCCCGGCGTCGAAGGCGCTGCACCGATCACGGTTTCGGAAGCGGAACTATGGCAGCGGCTCGAGTGGTTCCTGAAGGAGCTCGTACCGGTCGCCGAAGCGGCAGGCGTACGGCTGGCGGCGCATCCGGATGATCCGCCGATGGAGACCCTGCGCGGCACTGCGCGCCTCGTCAACCAGCCCTCGAAATACGACCGGCTCACATCCATTATCGACAGCCCGTCCAATGCGCTGGAATTCTGCATCGGTTCGCTGCAGGAAATGACGACCGGCAATGTCTATGACACGACGCGGCGCTTCGCCCGCGCCGGACGTATCGCCTATGTGCACTTCCGCAATGTGCGCGGCAAGGTCCCGCATTACGAGGAGACCTTCGTCGACAATGGCGATGTGGATATGGCCGAAATCGTCCGGATCCTGCGGGAGGAGAAGTTCGACGGGATCATGGTTCCCGACCATGTCCCGGAGGTCCACAGCAAAGCGCCCTGGCATGCCGGCATGGCCTACACGATCGGCTACATGCGGGCGCTTATCAACCATGCACAGCTTCTGGGTCCCTCGGCGGGTGCCCGGTCCAATTCGAATGCTGCCGTTGGGGAGACGGTCTGA
- a CDS encoding mandelate racemase/muconate lactonizing enzyme family protein has product MKIIDVKCALLGRHPVVRLVTDEGLSGYGQVEFWKPYAKDHILLLREMILGMDPTDVERVMLRIRHRGAFKPWGSAISAIEMACWDLAGKAAGVPVYKLLGGKVRDKVRVYNGGVRFPMTGWRPDDYAADCRKMMDRPEGFTIIKQPIAFHSPMARQIPDFHYGEVTTKPMPGLRDTGYLTEKGFNHVVACVEAMKEVTGDTVGLALDCGPGWTLPDAKKFAKAMEPLNLMWIEDILTGDQTPYVGAPAYRDLTMSTTTPIHTGEQIYLRQNFRELIETRAVNILGPDPCDVGGIAELKRVAEYAEIHGLLFAPHGTANGLLGLAALVQVSATLPQNYIAFEIPIGEPDWWYDIVEGLPNPIVKDGFVDVWDRPGMGVDFIVDKAIDYLAEDDRGFFD; this is encoded by the coding sequence TTGAAGATCATCGATGTGAAATGTGCGCTTCTGGGGCGCCACCCTGTCGTGCGCCTTGTGACGGATGAGGGGCTTTCCGGCTACGGCCAGGTGGAGTTCTGGAAACCCTATGCGAAGGATCACATCCTGCTGCTGCGCGAGATGATCCTGGGAATGGATCCGACGGATGTGGAGCGCGTCATGCTACGCATCCGCCACCGCGGCGCGTTCAAACCCTGGGGCAGCGCCATCAGCGCGATCGAAATGGCCTGCTGGGACCTTGCCGGAAAGGCGGCCGGTGTGCCGGTCTACAAATTGCTGGGCGGCAAGGTGCGCGACAAAGTGCGTGTCTATAACGGCGGCGTTCGCTTCCCGATGACCGGCTGGCGGCCGGATGATTACGCTGCCGACTGCAGGAAGATGATGGACCGGCCGGAGGGCTTCACCATCATCAAGCAGCCGATCGCCTTCCACAGCCCGATGGCGCGTCAGATCCCGGATTTCCATTATGGCGAAGTGACGACCAAGCCCATGCCAGGATTGCGGGACACCGGTTATCTGACGGAAAAGGGGTTCAACCATGTTGTCGCCTGTGTCGAGGCGATGAAGGAGGTGACAGGTGACACGGTGGGCCTGGCGCTCGACTGCGGACCGGGCTGGACTTTGCCGGACGCGAAAAAATTCGCCAAGGCAATGGAGCCGCTCAACCTCATGTGGATCGAGGATATTCTGACCGGCGATCAAACCCCTTATGTGGGTGCGCCGGCCTATCGCGATCTGACCATGAGCACGACGACGCCGATCCATACCGGGGAGCAGATCTATCTGCGCCAGAATTTCCGCGAGCTCATCGAAACGCGCGCCGTCAATATTCTCGGTCCCGACCCCTGCGATGTGGGTGGGATTGCCGAATTGAAACGGGTTGCGGAATACGCCGAAATCCACGGTCTGCTGTTTGCGCCTCACGGCACGGCGAATGGTCTTCTCGGGCTGGCGGCGCTGGTTCAGGTCTCCGCCACCCTGCCCCAGAACTACATCGCCTTCGAGATTCCCATCGGCGAGCCGGACTGGTGGTACGACATCGTCGAGGGCCTGCCCAACCCCATCGTCAAGGATGGCTTTGTCGACGTCTGGGACCGGCCCGGCATGGGCGTGGATTTCATCGTCGACAAGGCGATCGACTATCTCGCGGAAGACGATCGCGGCTTCTTCGACTGA
- a CDS encoding IclR family transcriptional regulator — protein sequence MSDETNQDDKDKNGVPVLERMMEILSSLELQPAGETIRGLSEQLSMPRSTVYRILNTLHAHNVVQRRLDGTYVLGPRLLSLASKVRSEATFDLVAVAQPTMKKLAEATGEANKLSVLDNQAVVVVASFAGQGQYALNPAVGQAFPLHAGAASKMLLAHMDPDAVNRVLAAPLAKYTPRTITDAAKLSSELNRIRKQGWASDRGEHGGSVWAVAAPVTAPSGRVIAALSIPYLAADKENEERDRLRDMVIDSAADISSRIPDI from the coding sequence ATGAGCGACGAGACCAACCAAGACGACAAGGACAAGAACGGCGTTCCGGTTCTGGAGCGGATGATGGAGATCCTGTCTTCGCTGGAGCTTCAGCCGGCGGGCGAGACGATCCGCGGCCTGTCGGAACAGCTGTCCATGCCGCGCAGTACGGTCTACCGGATCCTCAACACGCTGCATGCGCATAACGTCGTGCAGCGTCGTCTTGACGGCACCTATGTCCTTGGACCGCGCCTGCTCAGCCTTGCTTCCAAGGTGCGGTCGGAAGCGACCTTCGACCTGGTGGCGGTGGCGCAGCCGACGATGAAGAAGCTTGCCGAAGCGACCGGCGAGGCCAACAAACTGTCCGTCCTCGACAATCAGGCGGTGGTGGTGGTGGCAAGCTTTGCGGGACAGGGACAATATGCGCTCAACCCCGCCGTCGGTCAGGCCTTTCCGCTTCATGCCGGCGCCGCCAGCAAAATGCTGCTGGCGCATATGGATCCGGATGCGGTCAACCGGGTCCTTGCGGCACCGCTGGCCAAATACACGCCTCGCACCATTACCGATGCGGCAAAGCTTTCGAGCGAACTCAACCGCATTCGCAAGCAGGGCTGGGCAAGCGACCGCGGCGAGCATGGCGGCAGCGTCTGGGCCGTGGCAGCCCCTGTCACCGCGCCTTCCGGCCGCGTGATCGCAGCGCTGAGCATTCCTTATCTGGCGGCGGACAAGGAAAATGAGGAGCGCGACCGGCTGCGCGACATGGTGATCGATTCCGCCGCCGACATCTCCAGTCGCATTCCGGATATTTGA
- a CDS encoding ribonuclease activity regulator RraA — MIQTQDIKRPPREWVEAIKKIGAATSSSQLSKMGIRNTHICGPVSKREGAVMCGPALTLQFVPKREDLQDADEYAQPEKQLHRHVLYHTQPGDVVVVDARGDMKSGIFGEMMLTYFQGKGGAGVVIDGCLRDYPNAKHLDLGMWIRGLTPNFHTQTDLMPWGVNVPISCGGVFVMPGDIIVADDDGAVVVPVSHAEELIKRASTHHEWEEFSKEKLLAGGELKRYYPLHDEARPEYEEWLRNKATT, encoded by the coding sequence ATGATCCAGACACAGGACATCAAACGCCCGCCGCGCGAATGGGTGGAGGCGATCAAGAAGATCGGCGCCGCCACCTCTTCAAGCCAGCTCAGCAAGATGGGCATCCGCAATACCCATATCTGCGGCCCTGTTTCCAAGCGGGAAGGGGCGGTGATGTGTGGTCCGGCGCTGACCCTCCAATTCGTCCCCAAGCGCGAAGATCTGCAGGATGCGGACGAATATGCGCAGCCGGAGAAGCAGCTTCACCGGCACGTGCTCTATCACACGCAGCCGGGTGACGTGGTCGTGGTGGATGCCCGCGGCGACATGAAGAGCGGTATTTTCGGCGAGATGATGCTGACCTATTTCCAGGGCAAAGGCGGCGCCGGCGTGGTGATCGATGGCTGCCTGCGCGATTATCCGAACGCCAAACATCTCGATCTCGGAATGTGGATCCGCGGATTGACCCCGAATTTCCACACGCAGACGGACCTGATGCCCTGGGGCGTCAACGTGCCCATCTCGTGCGGCGGCGTGTTCGTCATGCCGGGGGATATCATCGTTGCCGATGATGACGGCGCAGTGGTGGTGCCGGTGTCGCATGCCGAGGAGCTGATCAAGCGGGCCTCCACCCATCATGAGTGGGAGGAATTCTCCAAGGAAAAGCTTCTCGCCGGCGGCGAGCTCAAGCGCTATTATCCTCTTCATGACGAAGCACGGCCGGAATACGAGGAGTGGCTGCGCAACAAGGCAACCACCTGA